The proteins below are encoded in one region of Polynucleobacter sp. AP-Nino-20-G2:
- the mreC gene encoding rod shape-determining protein MreC, with translation MQHSAPPLFRQGVPALVKLIVCLSISIALMLIDFRFKALDPIRNNVNWILRPLEYVMMMPRNALEATSEYFTTRGTLDKENQEMKVRQAELSLLANQSEFLLVENQNLRQLMELQKHISFKTLPVEILFNPPNPISQRIVINRGSDDGLKLGNPIANDSGILGQVVRIYDHSAEVSLLEDRDFAVPVQVARNGLRAAVFGAGRGNPLELRYLPVASDLEVGDVLITSGIDGVYPPGFAVAIISRIERNADKNSSNVFCVPVAPVNRYRQALALLYDPQWDAKASTVTNKPGAPLTNTPGRRQTRARGMQ, from the coding sequence TTGCAACACAGCGCTCCTCCACTTTTCAGACAAGGCGTTCCGGCTTTAGTCAAACTGATTGTCTGTCTATCGATCAGCATCGCATTGATGTTGATCGACTTTCGCTTTAAAGCGCTTGATCCGATTCGTAACAACGTCAACTGGATATTGCGTCCGCTTGAATATGTGATGATGATGCCTCGCAATGCCCTTGAAGCAACATCGGAATATTTCACGACACGCGGAACACTCGACAAAGAAAATCAAGAAATGAAAGTACGTCAAGCAGAGCTTTCTTTGCTTGCGAATCAATCTGAATTTCTGTTGGTGGAGAACCAAAACCTGCGTCAGCTCATGGAGCTCCAGAAACATATTTCATTTAAAACGCTACCCGTAGAGATCTTATTCAACCCACCCAATCCGATTTCGCAACGCATAGTGATCAATCGCGGTAGTGACGACGGACTAAAGTTGGGAAACCCTATTGCCAACGACTCGGGCATCCTAGGTCAGGTAGTTCGTATTTACGATCACTCTGCGGAAGTGTCCTTATTGGAAGATCGTGACTTTGCAGTTCCTGTGCAAGTAGCGCGCAATGGCTTGAGGGCCGCGGTGTTTGGCGCAGGGCGCGGCAACCCCCTAGAGCTTCGTTACTTACCAGTCGCAAGCGATCTGGAGGTGGGCGACGTACTCATCACCTCTGGTATTGATGGCGTTTACCCTCCGGGATTTGCAGTGGCGATCATTAGTCGCATTGAACGCAATGCAGACAAAAATTCTTCGAATGTATTCTGCGTTCCAGTGGCGCCAGTAAATCGCTATCGTCAAGCACTTGCACTTCTTTACGATCCACAATGGGATGCCAAAGCATCAACAGTCACCAATAAGCCTGGGGCGCCACTTACCAATACTCCCGGTCGTCGTCAAACCCGCGCGCGAGGCATGCAATGA
- the gatB gene encoding Asp-tRNA(Asn)/Glu-tRNA(Gln) amidotransferase subunit GatB → MQWEVVIGLETHAQLQTQSKIFSGASTRFGAGPNTQACAVDLALPGVLPVLNRQAVEHAIRFGLAVNAKISPASIFARKNYFYPDLPKGYQISQMELPVVVGGYLEILVGDQVKVVELTRAHMEEDAGKSVHEEGFIGPHGEASSGIDLNRAGTPLLEIVTEPVMRSAAEAVAYAKALHTLVVWLGVCDGNMQEGSFRCDANVSVRPMGQKEFGTRCEIKNLNSFRFLEEAIQYEVRRQIELIEDGGTVIQETRLYDPDRQETRSMRSKEDANDYRYFPDPDLLPVVIDDAWIANVRSQMPALPAQLREQWQGEFGLSAYDAQLLTQDRDTAQVFEELLALVGKPLAKAAANLIAGEFASSLNRAGIATASAPLKAAHLAPLLTRVADGTISNKIAKDIFAILWEEAVAGKSISTVDQVIDAKGLKQISDSGELEAMIDKVLAANEKSVEEFRSGKEKAFNALVGQIMKASQGKANPGQVNELLRKKLS, encoded by the coding sequence ATGCAATGGGAAGTCGTTATTGGTCTAGAAACCCACGCGCAACTACAAACACAATCTAAAATTTTTAGTGGTGCAAGCACGCGCTTTGGCGCTGGTCCAAATACACAAGCTTGTGCAGTGGATTTAGCATTGCCCGGAGTATTGCCAGTGTTAAATCGCCAAGCAGTCGAGCATGCCATTCGCTTTGGTCTTGCAGTGAATGCGAAGATTTCACCAGCGAGTATTTTTGCTCGCAAGAATTATTTCTACCCAGATTTGCCTAAGGGTTATCAGATTAGTCAGATGGAGCTCCCTGTAGTTGTTGGCGGCTATTTAGAAATCTTGGTCGGCGATCAAGTGAAGGTGGTTGAGCTTACACGCGCTCACATGGAAGAAGATGCGGGTAAGTCCGTTCATGAAGAAGGTTTTATTGGTCCTCATGGTGAAGCGTCTAGCGGCATTGATCTTAATCGCGCCGGCACTCCTCTATTGGAGATCGTGACTGAGCCAGTGATGCGCAGCGCCGCCGAAGCAGTGGCATATGCAAAAGCCTTGCATACCCTGGTGGTGTGGTTGGGCGTATGCGATGGCAATATGCAGGAGGGCTCCTTCCGTTGTGATGCCAACGTTTCTGTGCGCCCAATGGGTCAAAAAGAATTTGGTACGCGTTGTGAGATTAAGAACTTAAACTCCTTCCGCTTTTTAGAAGAAGCCATTCAATATGAAGTGCGTCGCCAAATTGAATTAATTGAAGATGGCGGTACAGTCATTCAAGAAACGCGTTTGTACGATCCCGATCGCCAAGAGACGCGTAGCATGCGTAGTAAAGAAGATGCAAACGACTATCGCTACTTCCCTGACCCCGATTTATTGCCAGTGGTCATTGATGACGCTTGGATTGCAAATGTACGTAGCCAAATGCCAGCATTACCTGCGCAGCTTCGCGAGCAGTGGCAAGGTGAGTTTGGTTTGAGCGCATACGATGCACAACTGCTTACACAGGATCGTGACACGGCCCAAGTGTTTGAAGAGCTCTTGGCGCTTGTTGGTAAGCCATTAGCAAAAGCTGCGGCCAATCTGATTGCGGGCGAGTTTGCCTCGTCATTGAATCGTGCAGGCATTGCTACTGCAAGCGCACCTTTGAAGGCCGCACATTTAGCACCACTGTTGACTCGTGTTGCTGATGGCACTATCTCTAACAAGATTGCAAAAGATATCTTTGCGATTCTGTGGGAGGAGGCTGTAGCTGGTAAATCCATCAGCACCGTTGATCAAGTCATTGACGCTAAGGGCCTAAAGCAAATTAGTGATAGCGGTGAGCTTGAGGCGATGATTGACAAGGTCTTGGCCGCGAATGAGAAGTCCGTAGAAGAGTTCCGTTCAGGCAAAGAAAAAGCATTTAATGCATTGGTAGGTCAAATCATGAAGGCGTCCCAAGGAAAAGCAAATCCTGGTCAAGTGAATGAGTTGTTGCGTAAAAAACTAAGCTAA
- the gatC gene encoding Asp-tRNA(Asn)/Glu-tRNA(Gln) amidotransferase subunit GatC, which yields MKLDDVQRIAHLSSLELNQAEAEAVLPQLQAVFALVEEMQAVDTSGLEPLAHPILFLRDLAQPMRVDAVTESDHRTENMQSAPAQQDGYFLVPRVIE from the coding sequence ATGAAACTTGATGATGTCCAGCGCATTGCGCACCTTTCCAGCCTTGAGTTAAATCAAGCAGAAGCCGAGGCAGTTTTGCCTCAATTACAGGCAGTTTTTGCCCTAGTTGAGGAAATGCAGGCTGTCGATACAAGTGGTCTTGAGCCCTTGGCTCATCCCATCCTATTTTTGCGTGATTTGGCCCAGCCCATGCGTGTTGATGCGGTGACTGAATCTGACCATCGCACCGAAAATATGCAATCTGCCCCTGCTCAGCAGGATGGCTATTTCTTAGTTCCAAGGGTGATCGAATGA
- the gatA gene encoding Asp-tRNA(Asn)/Glu-tRNA(Gln) amidotransferase subunit GatA, which yields MSWNQTPIALMAKALAAKEVSSTELTKYFLDRIEAGKQWNAYLDVSAHLSLEQASKADALLASGKGGKLTGIPVAHKDVFVTRGWKSTAASKMLDGYLSPFDAAVVANLGIPSEENPHGAGMVCLGKTNMDEFAMGSSNENSAYGPVLNPWNSQYVAGGSSGGSAAAVAAGLAPIATGTDTGGSIRQPAAFCGLTGIKPSYGRVSRYGMIAYASSLDQAGPMGKTAEDCALLLTAMSSHDPRDSTSLADSGEDYGRYLAQSWKEGNTNPVKPLEGLRVGLPKEFFADGLAQDVANSVNAAAKALQDLGAQLIDVSLPKTKLSIPVYYVLAPAEASSNLSRFDGVRYGHRANEYRDLADMYKKSRTEGFGAEVKRRILIGTYVLCHGYYDAYYLQAQKIRRIIAADFQAAFEQCDVILGPVAPDVAWRLGEKSKDPVQMYLEDIYTLSTNLAGLPAMSVPCGFNSNNLPIGMQLIGNYFSEARLLQVAHQYQQASDWHLRQASEVA from the coding sequence ATGAGCTGGAATCAAACCCCCATTGCCCTAATGGCAAAAGCATTGGCCGCTAAAGAGGTCTCCAGTACTGAGTTAACCAAGTACTTTTTGGATCGAATTGAGGCTGGAAAACAGTGGAATGCCTATCTTGATGTAAGCGCTCACTTAAGTCTAGAGCAAGCTTCTAAAGCAGATGCTTTATTGGCGTCTGGAAAAGGTGGCAAATTGACTGGTATTCCTGTTGCCCATAAAGATGTTTTTGTGACTCGCGGCTGGAAGTCGACTGCCGCCTCCAAAATGCTCGATGGCTACCTCAGCCCATTTGATGCCGCCGTTGTCGCCAATCTGGGAATTCCGAGTGAAGAAAATCCCCATGGCGCAGGTATGGTCTGCTTGGGCAAGACCAATATGGATGAGTTTGCGATGGGCTCATCCAATGAGAATTCAGCCTATGGCCCAGTCCTAAATCCCTGGAATTCACAATATGTAGCCGGTGGTTCATCGGGTGGCTCGGCAGCCGCAGTTGCCGCAGGATTGGCACCGATTGCTACTGGTACAGATACTGGGGGCTCTATCCGCCAGCCAGCTGCTTTTTGCGGTTTGACAGGCATTAAGCCAAGTTATGGGCGCGTTTCGCGCTACGGCATGATTGCCTATGCCTCCTCCTTGGATCAGGCGGGCCCCATGGGCAAGACGGCTGAAGACTGTGCGCTCTTGCTCACGGCAATGTCATCCCACGATCCGCGTGATTCAACCTCGCTTGCTGATTCTGGCGAGGATTACGGACGCTATCTTGCTCAATCCTGGAAAGAAGGTAATACCAATCCAGTAAAGCCTTTAGAAGGTTTGCGTGTTGGCTTGCCTAAGGAATTCTTTGCCGATGGTTTGGCACAAGATGTGGCAAATTCAGTGAATGCCGCAGCAAAAGCTTTGCAAGACTTAGGTGCGCAGTTGATTGACGTGAGTTTGCCAAAAACGAAGCTATCGATTCCAGTCTATTACGTCTTGGCACCAGCCGAGGCCTCCAGTAATTTGAGCCGATTTGATGGCGTGCGTTATGGTCATCGCGCTAATGAATATCGTGATTTAGCCGATATGTACAAGAAGTCTCGTACCGAAGGATTTGGCGCTGAAGTGAAGCGCCGCATCCTCATTGGAACTTATGTGCTTTGCCATGGTTACTACGATGCCTATTACCTACAAGCGCAGAAAATTCGTCGCATTATTGCGGCAGATTTTCAGGCGGCATTTGAGCAATGCGATGTGATTTTGGGTCCTGTGGCGCCGGATGTTGCATGGCGCTTAGGGGAGAAATCAAAAGATCCAGTGCAGATGTATTTGGAAGATATTTACACGCTCTCTACTAACTTAGCGGGACTGCCAGCAATGAGCGTTCCTTGCGGGTTCAATTCAAACAATTTACCGATTGGTATGCAGTTGATTGGCAATTACTTTTCAGAAGCGCGCTTGTTACAAGTGGCGCATCAATATCAGCAAGCCAGTGATTGGCATTTGCGTCAAGCAAGCGAGGTGGCATGA
- a CDS encoding rod shape-determining protein, producing MFGFFRSYFSNDLAIDLGTANTLIYMRERGIVLDEPSVVAIRTEGGPNGKKTILAVGKEAKAMLGRVPGNIEAIRPMKDGVIADFTITEQMLKQFIKMVHESKLLKPSPRIIICVPCGSTQVERRAIRESALGAGASQVFLIEEPMAAAIGAGLPVSEAAGSMVVDIGGGTTEVGVMSLGGMVYKGSVRVGGDKFDEAITNYIRRNYGMLIGEQTAELIKKTIGSAFPGAEVREMEVKGRNLSEGIPRSFTVTSNEVLEALTDPLNQIVTAVKAALEQIPPELASDIAERGMMLTGGGALLRDLDRLLLEETGLPIHVAEDPLTCVARGCGIALERMDKLGGVFSQE from the coding sequence ATGTTTGGTTTTTTCCGCAGCTACTTTTCTAATGACCTGGCCATCGACCTGGGCACCGCCAACACCTTAATTTACATGCGTGAACGGGGTATTGTGCTTGATGAACCCTCTGTTGTGGCAATTCGGACTGAAGGCGGCCCAAATGGCAAAAAAACCATTTTGGCAGTTGGAAAAGAAGCAAAAGCGATGTTGGGGCGCGTTCCAGGAAATATTGAGGCGATTCGCCCAATGAAAGACGGCGTAATTGCCGATTTCACCATCACCGAGCAAATGCTCAAACAATTTATCAAAATGGTGCACGAGAGCAAGCTTTTAAAGCCAAGCCCACGCATCATCATTTGCGTTCCTTGCGGATCTACCCAAGTTGAGCGTCGTGCGATTCGCGAATCCGCATTGGGTGCTGGCGCATCTCAAGTATTTTTAATTGAAGAGCCAATGGCTGCGGCAATTGGTGCTGGCTTGCCAGTTTCTGAAGCAGCAGGCTCAATGGTGGTTGATATTGGTGGCGGCACAACGGAAGTTGGCGTCATGTCATTAGGCGGCATGGTTTACAAAGGCTCGGTTCGTGTTGGTGGCGATAAGTTTGATGAAGCGATCACTAATTACATTCGCCGTAACTACGGCATGCTCATCGGCGAACAAACCGCTGAGTTGATCAAGAAAACAATCGGATCTGCATTCCCAGGCGCAGAAGTGCGCGAAATGGAAGTAAAGGGTCGCAATCTTTCTGAAGGTATTCCACGTAGCTTCACTGTTACTAGCAATGAAGTGCTTGAAGCCTTGACCGATCCGCTCAATCAAATCGTCACTGCAGTAAAAGCAGCCTTAGAGCAGATTCCTCCTGAGCTCGCATCCGACATCGCTGAGCGCGGCATGATGCTCACCGGTGGTGGCGCACTATTGCGCGACCTCGATCGTTTGTTGCTCGAAGAAACTGGCCTTCCTATTCATGTAGCAGAAGATCCACTCACCTGCGTTGCTCGTGGTTGCGGTATTGCACTAGAGCGCATGGATAAGTTGGGCGGCGTTTTCTCACAAGAGTAA